In Candidatus Defluviibacterium haderslevense, the following are encoded in one genomic region:
- a CDS encoding polyprenyl synthetase family protein: MVEAKIRPFDDLIAAYQEYSARYDFIKDPVHLYEPVGYIMRQGGKKIRPLALLMVQNTFNGNIDSGLPVALALEMFHNFTLMHDDIMDNAETRRGQPTVFHKYGINAAILSGDVMLVEATQLINKCSRENQTEQILELFLQTAKEVCEGQRFDMDFEQRETVSLSEYLEMIRLKTSVLLAASLKMGALLSKCNATLCETLYELGINLGLGFQIHDDWLDFYGDSEQTGKKIGGDILQGKKSILILTALQDLDSVNQHKLLNDYKLKLNDEDKLAKIGKWFEQLDIKNKVSKRYLSYQEKCEAIIQQMECESWQKNKLREFVTLILDRKY, from the coding sequence ATGGTTGAGGCAAAAATAAGACCCTTTGATGATCTTATTGCAGCTTATCAGGAATATTCTGCCCGATATGACTTTATTAAGGATCCAGTGCACTTGTATGAACCTGTGGGATACATAATGAGGCAAGGTGGAAAAAAAATCAGACCTCTGGCCTTGTTGATGGTACAGAATACCTTTAATGGCAATATTGATTCTGGATTACCTGTAGCCTTAGCTTTAGAAATGTTTCATAATTTCACCTTGATGCATGATGATATTATGGATAATGCAGAAACCAGAAGAGGTCAACCCACAGTTTTTCACAAGTATGGTATTAATGCAGCGATTTTGTCCGGGGATGTAATGCTCGTCGAGGCAACACAATTAATTAATAAATGTAGTAGAGAAAATCAAACAGAACAAATTTTAGAATTATTTTTGCAAACCGCAAAAGAAGTTTGTGAGGGTCAGCGTTTTGATATGGATTTTGAACAACGAGAAACCGTTTCCCTATCAGAATATTTGGAAATGATTCGATTAAAAACTTCTGTATTACTTGCTGCATCTTTAAAAATGGGAGCTTTGTTATCTAAATGTAATGCAACATTGTGTGAAACATTATATGAATTGGGAATCAACCTTGGTCTTGGATTTCAGATTCATGATGATTGGTTGGATTTCTATGGGGATAGCGAACAAACTGGAAAAAAAATCGGTGGTGATATTCTCCAAGGAAAAAAATCCATTTTAATTTTAACAGCACTCCAGGATCTTGATTCTGTGAACCAACACAAATTATTAAATGATTATAAACTCAAACTAAATGATGAAGACAAATTGGCAAAAATCGGAAAATGGTTTGAACAATTAGACATAAAAAACAAAGTCAGCAAACGCTATTTGTCTTATCAAGAAAAATGTGAAGCCATCATTCAGCAAATGGAATGTGAATCATGGCAAAAAAATAAATTGCGGGAATTCGTAACGCTCATTTTAGATCGAAAATATTAA
- the pgmB gene encoding beta-phosphoglucomutase gives MDNEQWGFIFDLDGVIVDTARHHYLAWKALAAKFGFELTPEFNERLKGVDRMNSLQIILRAASAQMNEEDKINLATEKNVYYLKSIEHLNQTDILPGVLDFILETKNLNIPIALGSASKNALYILEKLQLLDYFTAIVDGNQVKESKPDPEVFLLGSELISIQPNHCIVFEDSVKGIQAAQRAHMHTVGIGSPKDIGLADLVIPDFLSTKPLDIVQWFNLNKQLTNTSF, from the coding sequence ATGGATAATGAACAGTGGGGTTTTATTTTTGATCTAGATGGAGTAATTGTTGATACGGCTAGACATCATTATTTAGCATGGAAAGCTTTAGCTGCTAAATTTGGATTTGAATTAACACCTGAATTTAACGAAAGGCTTAAGGGTGTGGACAGAATGAATTCCCTTCAAATTATTTTAAGGGCGGCTTCTGCACAAATGAATGAAGAGGATAAAATAAATCTGGCTACTGAAAAAAATGTTTATTATTTAAAAAGTATTGAACACTTAAATCAAACTGATATCTTACCCGGTGTATTGGATTTTATTTTAGAAACAAAAAACTTGAATATACCTATAGCTTTGGGATCAGCAAGTAAGAATGCACTATATATACTTGAAAAATTGCAGTTATTAGATTATTTTACAGCAATTGTAGATGGCAATCAAGTTAAAGAAAGTAAACCTGATCCTGAAGTATTTTTACTAGGTTCTGAATTGATCTCCATTCAACCTAATCATTGTATCGTTTTCGAAGATTCTGTAAAAGGAATTCAAGCTGCTCAAAGGGCTCATATGCATACTGTTGGTATAGGTAGTCCTAAGGATATTGGTTTGGCTGATCTCGTAATTCCTGATTTTTTATCCACAAAACCATTGGATATTGTACAATGGTTTAATTTAAATAAGCAACTTACAAATACTTCATTCTAA
- a CDS encoding amidohydrolase, with the protein MYRAIKIYFLLVLIFSACKVKEKADLIVYNANIYTADTINQGIEAFAIKNGYFIAKGTLDQISSLKGDSTQMLDMEGRFVMPGLIEGHGHFLGLGESLINLNLLDTKSWDEIVHLVEEQVQTASPGQWIEGRGWHQDKWKGNSELTFNGYPYHDALSQISPLNPVVLYHASGHALIANKKAMELAGISTESQSPAGGRIVKDKNNKILGVFEENAMDLLTKAIEEDHNKLPLSTQQANIISKAIKASDHALKFGITSFQDAGTNLADMRILQKLCIDDILKIRLYVMLGGSTEQVMNEMDSLQVLNSDKEKFSTLAVKAYMDGALGSYGAMLLKEYADNPGALGQQITSTDELTQIAQKAASKNLQMCVHAIGDKGNREVLNLFQNVLGTSAKNEDRRWRIEHAQHIDPSDAPRFHELGVIASMQAVHCTSDAPFVAKRLGDDRAKNTSYIWRSLLDLNTHLANGTDTPVEKVNPFECIYAAVTRKNSSTGFEFYSEQKMTRDEALKSYTIWNAYAAKEEKIKGSISVNKLADFIVLDHDLMTCKPEELLQTKVLQVYIGGKKIQINE; encoded by the coding sequence ATGTATAGAGCAATCAAAATATATTTCTTATTGGTTCTTATTTTTTCCGCCTGCAAGGTAAAGGAAAAAGCAGATTTGATCGTATATAATGCGAATATTTACACCGCAGACACTATAAATCAAGGGATTGAAGCCTTCGCAATAAAGAATGGATATTTTATAGCCAAAGGCACTTTAGACCAAATTTCAAGCCTCAAGGGTGATTCTACACAGATGCTTGATATGGAAGGTCGGTTTGTAATGCCCGGCCTCATTGAAGGACACGGACATTTTTTAGGTTTGGGAGAAAGCTTGATCAATCTTAACCTATTGGACACAAAAAGTTGGGATGAAATAGTCCATTTGGTTGAGGAACAAGTTCAAACGGCCAGCCCAGGACAATGGATTGAAGGCAGAGGCTGGCATCAGGATAAATGGAAGGGTAATTCTGAATTGACCTTTAATGGTTATCCATACCATGATGCCTTATCTCAAATCAGCCCATTGAATCCTGTTGTCCTATATCATGCAAGTGGACATGCATTGATAGCCAATAAAAAAGCCATGGAGCTTGCAGGAATTTCAACTGAATCTCAATCACCCGCAGGGGGAAGAATAGTAAAAGATAAAAACAATAAGATTTTAGGAGTTTTTGAAGAAAATGCAATGGATTTGCTGACTAAAGCAATAGAGGAAGACCATAATAAATTGCCATTATCAACGCAGCAGGCTAATATAATAAGTAAAGCGATCAAGGCTTCAGATCATGCATTAAAATTCGGTATTACTAGTTTTCAGGATGCTGGTACGAATCTCGCCGATATGAGAATTTTACAAAAATTATGTATTGATGATATTTTGAAAATAAGATTGTATGTCATGCTTGGTGGCAGCACAGAACAGGTAATGAATGAAATGGATTCACTTCAAGTATTGAATAGCGATAAAGAAAAATTTTCAACATTAGCAGTTAAAGCATATATGGATGGAGCCTTAGGATCATATGGAGCCATGTTATTAAAAGAGTATGCAGATAACCCGGGTGCTCTTGGTCAACAAATTACCAGTACTGATGAATTAACGCAAATCGCTCAAAAAGCGGCTTCAAAAAATCTTCAAATGTGTGTCCATGCCATTGGTGATAAAGGGAATAGAGAAGTATTGAATTTATTTCAAAATGTGTTAGGTACTTCTGCAAAAAATGAGGATCGGCGGTGGCGAATTGAACATGCCCAACACATTGACCCAAGCGATGCTCCAAGATTTCATGAATTAGGTGTTATAGCATCTATGCAAGCAGTACATTGTACCAGCGATGCGCCATTCGTTGCCAAAAGACTAGGAGATGACAGGGCAAAAAATACGTCTTACATCTGGCGTTCGCTGCTGGATTTAAACACACATTTAGCCAATGGTACAGATACGCCTGTTGAAAAAGTAAATCCTTTTGAGTGTATTTATGCAGCAGTAACACGTAAAAATAGTTCGACTGGTTTTGAATTCTATTCAGAACAAAAAATGACTCGTGATGAAGCATTGAAATCGTACACCATATGGAACGCTTATGCGGCTAAAGAAGAAAAGATTAAAGGAAGTATTTCAGTAAATAAGTTAGCCGATTTTATTGTGTTGGATCATGATCTTATGACTTGCAAACCGGAAGAATTATTACAAACCAAAGTTCTTCAAGTTTACATAGGTGGTAAAAAAATACAGATAAATGAATAA
- a CDS encoding glycoside hydrolase family 65 protein — protein MKQIFQLDPWKIIEDQYRPEYQKIAESIFSQGNARMGGRGHFEEYYSGPSLIGNYVGGIYYPDKTRVGWWKNGYPQYYAKVLNAANWSAIDIYVNGERFDLNQSKVHHFKRTLHMDDGYLERSCTCELPSGAIIEIHAIRFLSMAWDECGACQYTITALQDATQIRVQSILDYDIRNEDANYQEDFWESVESYNASNLLYIHSQTKITAFQVCVGFETKFFLNGKLIDDGLIHERLSRKALHENSFVLQQGDSITIEKSMVQVSSLDYSAGEIASVCLEKINSWKHISFEQKLSDQRDSWYDIWKTADIKIGGDISAQQGIRFNIYQLFCTYTGKDPRLNIGPKGFTGEKYGGCTYWDTEAYCIPFYLGTAAPEVSRNLLMYRYHQLNKAIINAQMLGFDHGAALYPMVTMNGEECHNEWEITFEEIHRNGAIVYAIYDYIKYTGDEDYLWNYGIDVITAINRFWIQRVHYSKPKNKYVMHGVTGPNEYENNVNNNWYTLYLAQWCLNYGHDVLQKLADHQPEQFEHVKRRIHLDDTEMYTWRTVAHQIYLPENKELNIFLQQEDYLEKDLQPIVSIPEGQIPLHQHWSWDRILRSCYIKQADVLQGIYFFEDDFTMDQIKSNFDFYEPMTVHESSLSPCIHSILATKLGYMEKAEELYLRTSRLDLDDYNHDTCDGLHITSMAGTWMSVIKGFGGIRIVNHQIVINPRLPKHWTDLTFFMRFKGSIVHINIQKELCTLTNQGSQDIPINIKNTSIMLHPREQKSIPYA, from the coding sequence ATGAAACAAATATTTCAATTAGATCCTTGGAAAATTATAGAAGATCAATATCGTCCGGAATATCAAAAAATTGCTGAAAGTATTTTTAGTCAAGGCAATGCCCGTATGGGTGGCCGAGGTCATTTTGAAGAATATTATTCAGGTCCATCATTAATAGGGAATTATGTAGGTGGTATTTATTACCCGGATAAAACCAGAGTAGGGTGGTGGAAAAATGGTTATCCTCAATACTATGCTAAAGTATTAAATGCTGCCAATTGGTCCGCAATTGATATTTATGTAAATGGCGAACGATTTGATCTGAATCAATCTAAAGTTCATCATTTTAAGAGGACCCTGCATATGGATGATGGTTATTTGGAGAGAAGTTGTACTTGTGAATTACCATCAGGAGCCATCATAGAAATTCATGCCATCCGATTTTTAAGTATGGCTTGGGATGAATGTGGTGCTTGTCAGTATACAATAACCGCTTTACAGGACGCCACGCAAATACGAGTTCAAAGTATTTTGGATTATGACATCAGAAATGAAGACGCGAATTATCAGGAAGACTTTTGGGAATCCGTAGAATCCTATAATGCTTCCAATCTTTTATACATACATTCACAAACTAAAATTACAGCTTTCCAGGTTTGTGTTGGATTCGAAACAAAATTTTTCTTGAATGGAAAACTCATTGATGATGGATTGATTCATGAAAGGCTTTCCCGAAAGGCCTTACACGAAAATAGTTTCGTACTGCAGCAAGGAGATAGCATTACGATTGAAAAATCAATGGTTCAGGTGTCATCATTGGATTATTCTGCTGGAGAAATTGCATCCGTTTGTCTTGAAAAAATAAATTCATGGAAACACATTTCATTCGAACAAAAATTATCTGATCAGAGAGATTCATGGTATGACATTTGGAAAACAGCTGATATCAAAATTGGTGGTGATATAAGTGCGCAACAAGGCATTCGGTTTAATATTTATCAATTATTTTGCACTTATACAGGTAAGGACCCTCGATTAAATATTGGGCCTAAAGGATTCACAGGTGAGAAATACGGTGGATGCACGTACTGGGATACAGAGGCTTATTGTATTCCATTTTATTTGGGAACTGCAGCACCGGAAGTGAGTCGTAATCTATTGATGTATCGTTATCATCAACTCAACAAAGCAATCATCAATGCACAAATGTTGGGTTTCGATCATGGTGCAGCATTGTATCCGATGGTAACGATGAATGGCGAAGAGTGTCACAATGAATGGGAAATTACATTTGAAGAAATTCATAGGAATGGAGCCATCGTTTATGCTATTTATGATTATATCAAATACACAGGTGATGAAGATTATCTTTGGAATTATGGAATAGATGTAATCACTGCGATCAATCGCTTTTGGATTCAACGTGTACATTACAGCAAGCCAAAAAATAAATATGTAATGCATGGCGTGACAGGTCCAAATGAATATGAAAATAATGTCAACAACAATTGGTACACATTGTATTTAGCACAATGGTGTTTAAATTATGGACATGATGTGCTTCAAAAATTAGCAGACCATCAACCCGAGCAATTTGAACATGTGAAACGAAGAATTCATTTGGATGATACTGAGATGTATACATGGAGAACGGTTGCTCATCAAATATATTTACCTGAAAACAAGGAGCTCAATATTTTTTTACAACAAGAAGATTATTTAGAAAAAGATTTGCAACCGATTGTGTCCATTCCGGAAGGTCAAATACCCTTACATCAACATTGGTCCTGGGATCGGATATTGAGATCTTGTTATATTAAACAAGCTGATGTATTGCAGGGTATTTATTTTTTTGAAGATGACTTTACTATGGATCAAATTAAATCCAATTTTGATTTTTATGAACCCATGACCGTTCATGAATCTTCATTGTCCCCTTGCATTCATTCCATATTGGCTACAAAACTAGGTTATATGGAGAAAGCTGAAGAACTTTATTTAAGAACTTCCAGACTGGATTTGGATGATTATAATCATGATACTTGTGATGGATTACACATCACCAGTATGGCAGGTACATGGATGAGTGTAATTAAGGGTTTTGGTGGAATACGAATTGTGAATCATCAAATTGTGATCAATCCAAGATTACCCAAGCATTGGACGGATCTTACTTTTTTCATGCGCTTTAAAGGATCCATCGTTCACATCAATATACAAAAGGAATTATGCACACTTACGAATCAAGGTAGTCAAGACATCCCGATTAATATAAAAAATACTTCAATAATGCTCCATCCACGTGAGCAAAAATCTATTCCATATGCGTAA
- a CDS encoding alpha-amylase — translation MRNMSLFFFFIVNLLLQNIYAQELNSVGLLKPIKLDTGWNKILLDQYFENVNLITGVHADSTLDVQFIADPGQLLIKSKIHHGPYGTIEFNYKGDPTCWIFIHPIKQSITLSLNNNNYTSVVIKGQMNAWKSQELTLENGQWSYHTMLNPGRYQYLFVADGKEMLDPLNLKTAPNGSGGVNSLLEVETSKENIQLIPSITSDQKIYINTSQIAGQSIVLWNNKKLPYWQSGKHIMCRIPDEAKLLGRSFVRLYSSIGFNQSNDVLIPLQHGEVINNTASLNRTDWESQIMYFTLVDRFSNGNPSNDRPVVDTHLIAKTNFQGGDLQGIRDKIASGYFNRLGINTIWLSPISQNPDLAFQEYVNPRRWYSGYHGYWPIQSCVIDSRFGTDQELNELISLAHHNGINVLLDFVTNHVHQDHPMYKQRPDLFTPFILPNGQKNIRIWDDQRLTTWFDDFLPTIDLSKPKAIAMQSDSAMYWLQTFPFDGFRHDATKHVPTEYWLALTKKIKNEFISKGRSIYQIGETYGSNELIASYIGNSLLDSQFDFNLYFDLRSLLLDEQSSFASFVPIINQSLTYFGHHSTMGNITGNHDQVRYISLANKDVSLSESGVEAGFNRTIGMPDTMAYNKLSLLTAIQFSLPGVPVFLYGDEIGLPGAGDPDNRKMMKFDSLSYNELNTLQRAQQLGNLRKNSMALIYGETEILKAEKDFIILKRTYFGESIYCLFNKSNRLITTDLDVANSKNATGLISKKIYTIQNAKTQIQLAPNGYEYLKVE, via the coding sequence ATGCGTAACATGAGTTTGTTTTTTTTCTTTATTGTAAATTTACTTTTACAAAATATATATGCCCAAGAACTCAATAGTGTGGGATTGCTAAAACCCATTAAATTGGACACAGGATGGAATAAAATTTTGCTGGATCAATATTTTGAAAATGTAAATCTAATAACTGGCGTGCATGCTGATTCAACATTAGACGTCCAATTCATCGCTGATCCAGGACAACTTTTAATTAAATCCAAGATACATCACGGACCTTACGGAACCATTGAATTTAATTATAAAGGTGACCCAACATGTTGGATATTTATTCATCCAATAAAACAATCTATCACACTTTCATTAAATAATAATAATTATACATCAGTTGTCATCAAAGGACAAATGAATGCTTGGAAGTCCCAAGAACTGACCTTAGAAAATGGTCAATGGAGTTATCATACTATGTTAAATCCGGGTCGATATCAATATTTATTTGTAGCTGATGGTAAGGAAATGTTGGATCCATTAAATCTTAAAACAGCACCCAACGGAAGTGGTGGCGTTAATTCCTTGCTTGAAGTAGAAACGAGTAAAGAAAACATTCAATTGATTCCTTCAATAACTTCAGATCAAAAAATATATATAAATACTTCCCAGATAGCAGGTCAATCTATAGTGCTTTGGAATAACAAAAAATTACCCTATTGGCAAAGTGGAAAGCATATCATGTGTAGAATTCCTGATGAAGCAAAATTATTAGGCCGATCATTTGTGAGACTCTATTCGTCAATAGGATTCAATCAAAGCAATGATGTTTTAATTCCTTTGCAACATGGTGAAGTTATTAATAATACTGCCAGTCTGAATAGAACGGATTGGGAATCTCAGATTATGTATTTTACATTAGTCGATCGATTTAGTAATGGTAATCCAAGTAATGATCGTCCTGTTGTAGATACACATTTAATCGCTAAAACAAATTTTCAGGGTGGTGATTTACAAGGGATAAGAGATAAGATTGCATCAGGTTATTTTAATCGATTAGGTATTAATACCATTTGGCTTTCACCCATTAGTCAAAATCCAGATTTAGCATTTCAGGAATATGTCAATCCTCGGAGATGGTATTCAGGGTATCATGGATATTGGCCCATTCAATCCTGTGTTATTGATTCGCGATTTGGGACAGATCAGGAATTGAATGAACTCATATCCTTAGCACATCATAATGGAATTAATGTGTTGTTGGATTTCGTAACCAATCATGTACATCAGGATCATCCGATGTATAAGCAACGCCCTGATTTATTTACGCCATTTATATTGCCGAATGGTCAAAAAAATATTCGTATTTGGGATGACCAAAGATTAACGACATGGTTTGATGATTTTTTACCTACTATAGATTTATCAAAACCCAAAGCGATAGCCATGCAATCCGATTCTGCCATGTATTGGTTACAAACATTTCCATTCGATGGTTTTAGGCATGATGCAACTAAACATGTACCTACTGAATATTGGTTGGCCTTAACAAAAAAAATAAAAAATGAATTTATATCTAAAGGCCGGTCCATTTATCAAATAGGAGAAACTTATGGATCGAATGAATTGATCGCTTCTTACATTGGAAATTCGTTGTTGGATTCACAATTTGATTTTAATTTATATTTTGATTTAAGGTCTTTGTTGCTTGATGAGCAATCGTCTTTTGCATCATTTGTTCCAATCATTAATCAATCGTTAACTTATTTTGGTCACCATTCTACGATGGGAAATATTACAGGTAATCACGATCAAGTTCGTTACATTTCGTTAGCCAATAAAGATGTATCACTCAGTGAGAGTGGTGTAGAGGCTGGATTTAATCGAACCATTGGAATGCCCGATACTATGGCTTATAACAAACTCAGTTTATTAACAGCTATACAGTTTTCATTACCTGGAGTCCCTGTTTTTTTATACGGTGATGAGATAGGATTACCCGGAGCTGGTGATCCTGACAATCGCAAAATGATGAAATTCGATTCACTAAGTTATAATGAATTGAATACTTTACAACGCGCACAACAATTAGGAAATCTTCGCAAAAACAGTATGGCACTCATTTACGGGGAGACTGAAATACTAAAAGCTGAAAAGGATTTTATTATTCTAAAGCGGACTTATTTTGGGGAGTCTATTTATTGTTTATTTAATAAATCAAATAGGCTAATTACTACTGATTTGGATGTGGCTAATAGTAAAAACGCAACTGGATTGATTTCAAAAAAAATATATACAATTCAAAATGCTAAAACACAAATTCAGCTTGCACCAAACGGGTACGAATATTTAAAGGTAGAATAA